From Paraburkholderia fungorum, the proteins below share one genomic window:
- a CDS encoding IlvD/Edd family dehydratase, translated as MPDKLKQLADLRSQRWLAPDDMRSFAHRQRLQQMGLRREEFMTRPVIGIVNTWSDLSPCHAHMRERAEAVKRGILMAGGMPFELPAMSLGEVMVKPTTMIYRNLLAIETEELLRSLPIDGAVLMGGCDKTTPGLLMGALSADLPCIFVPAGPMLSDRHRGQVVGAGTHTKKFWDEYVAGNLEQPEWISLEARMTRAPGTCNTMGTASTMTSIVEAMGFTLPGATSIPAMDSAHTRMCSASGERIVGMVWEDLKPSRFFIRAAVENGIVAYMALGGSTNAAIHTIAIAGRGNVDLTLDEIARVGANIPVLADVFPSGARLMEDFYYAGGLPALLSELKPRLSLDCMSVNGKTLGDNLAAFEAGQRPQNEDAIRPLNNPVTEGAALGVLRGNLAPSGAVIKPSAASPHLLKHRGRALVFDSIAEMNAQIHAPDLDVDADTVLVLRGGGPIGAPGMPEWGNLPIPKKLLAAGVRDMLRISDARMSGTHYGTCVLHVAPEAAAGGPLALIRTGDIIELDVEAGRLDVLLSVEELASRRESWRAPPKARQRGYIRLYVDHVTQADKGCDFDFLAGFEEPVEPPIF; from the coding sequence GTGCCAGACAAGCTCAAACAACTCGCCGATCTGCGCAGCCAGCGCTGGCTCGCTCCCGACGACATGCGTTCGTTCGCGCATCGTCAGCGCCTGCAGCAGATGGGCTTGCGCCGCGAAGAATTCATGACGCGGCCGGTGATCGGCATCGTCAATACGTGGAGCGATCTTTCGCCGTGTCACGCGCATATGCGCGAGCGCGCGGAGGCCGTGAAGCGCGGCATCCTGATGGCGGGCGGCATGCCGTTCGAACTGCCCGCGATGTCGCTCGGCGAGGTCATGGTCAAGCCGACCACGATGATCTACCGCAACCTGCTCGCGATCGAAACCGAGGAACTGCTGCGCTCGCTGCCGATCGACGGCGCGGTGCTGATGGGCGGCTGCGACAAGACTACGCCGGGTTTGCTGATGGGCGCGTTGTCGGCGGATCTGCCGTGCATCTTCGTGCCGGCGGGGCCGATGCTCAGCGATCGTCATCGCGGACAGGTGGTCGGCGCGGGCACGCATACCAAGAAGTTCTGGGACGAATACGTCGCGGGCAATCTGGAGCAGCCCGAATGGATCTCGCTCGAAGCGCGTATGACGCGCGCGCCGGGCACCTGCAACACGATGGGCACGGCGAGCACGATGACCTCCATCGTCGAGGCGATGGGCTTCACGCTGCCCGGCGCGACCAGCATTCCGGCGATGGATTCCGCGCATACACGGATGTGCTCGGCGAGCGGCGAGCGCATTGTCGGCATGGTGTGGGAAGACCTGAAGCCGAGCCGCTTCTTCATTCGCGCGGCGGTCGAGAACGGCATCGTCGCGTATATGGCGTTAGGCGGCTCCACCAACGCGGCCATTCACACGATTGCGATTGCGGGGCGCGGCAATGTCGACCTGACGCTCGATGAGATCGCGCGCGTCGGCGCGAACATTCCGGTGCTGGCCGACGTGTTCCCGTCGGGCGCGCGTCTGATGGAAGACTTCTATTACGCGGGCGGCCTGCCTGCGCTGCTGTCGGAATTGAAGCCGCGTCTGTCGCTCGATTGCATGAGCGTGAACGGCAAGACGCTCGGCGACAACCTCGCGGCGTTCGAAGCGGGCCAGCGTCCGCAGAACGAGGACGCGATTCGTCCGCTGAACAATCCGGTGACCGAAGGCGCGGCGCTCGGCGTGCTGCGCGGCAACCTTGCGCCGTCTGGCGCGGTGATCAAGCCGAGCGCGGCGAGCCCGCATCTGCTGAAGCATCGTGGCCGCGCGCTGGTGTTCGATTCGATCGCGGAAATGAACGCACAGATTCACGCGCCCGATCTCGACGTCGATGCCGACACCGTGCTTGTGTTGCGAGGCGGCGGCCCGATCGGCGCGCCGGGCATGCCCGAGTGGGGCAATCTGCCGATCCCGAAGAAGCTGCTCGCAGCGGGCGTGCGCGACATGCTGCGTATTTCCGATGCACGCATGAGCGGCACGCACTACGGCACCTGCGTGCTGCACGTCGCGCCGGAAGCGGCGGCGGGCGGCCCGCTCGCGCTGATCCGCACCGGCGACATCATCGAGCTCGATGTGGAAGCCGGGCGTCTCGACGTGCTGCTTTCCGTCGAAGAACTGGCGAGCCGCCGCGAAAGCTGGCGCGCTCCGCCGAAGGCACGTCAGCGCGGCTATATCCGCCTCTATGTCGATCACGTCACGCAGGCCGACAAGGGCTGCGACTTCGATTTTCTGGCCGGCTTCGAAGAACCGGTCGAACCGCCCATCTTCTGA
- a CDS encoding HpcH/HpaI aldolase family protein, which yields MTQRIKQDPTRNAFRDALKAPAGTSTMRAKPLGTWLMAGSAASAEAFGHAGFDWLLIDMEHVPLEFTDVLHLLQAVDCGGAAPIVRLAKTDPTLAKRALDMGAPTLMFPFVQSVEEARAAVASTKFPPLGTRGFAAMHRASRYGTWSEFGRRANEATACILQLETPEAIAQLEAIAAVPGVDALFVGPGDLSAAMGKIGNLADADVRAALADCARRANAIGMPIGIVGPTPAMVREFIEMGYDFVAIASDMGMMMRQANAFIAELTQTQVAADAGGPY from the coding sequence ATGACTCAAAGAATCAAGCAGGACCCCACGCGCAATGCGTTCCGTGATGCGTTGAAAGCACCGGCCGGCACCAGCACGATGCGTGCAAAACCGCTCGGCACATGGTTGATGGCGGGGTCCGCGGCGAGCGCGGAGGCGTTCGGTCATGCAGGCTTCGACTGGCTGCTGATCGACATGGAACACGTGCCGCTCGAATTCACCGACGTGCTGCATCTGTTGCAAGCGGTCGATTGCGGCGGCGCCGCGCCGATCGTGCGTCTGGCGAAAACCGACCCGACGCTCGCCAAGCGCGCGCTCGACATGGGCGCGCCGACGTTGATGTTCCCGTTCGTGCAGAGCGTGGAGGAAGCGCGTGCGGCGGTCGCATCGACCAAGTTCCCGCCGCTCGGAACGCGGGGTTTTGCCGCGATGCATCGCGCTAGCCGCTATGGCACGTGGAGCGAATTCGGCCGGCGTGCGAACGAAGCGACCGCGTGCATCCTGCAACTGGAAACGCCGGAAGCGATTGCGCAACTCGAAGCAATCGCCGCCGTGCCCGGCGTGGATGCGCTGTTCGTCGGGCCGGGCGATCTGTCCGCGGCGATGGGCAAGATCGGCAATCTCGCCGATGCCGACGTGCGTGCGGCGCTGGCCGATTGCGCGCGTCGCGCGAACGCGATCGGCATGCCGATCGGCATCGTCGGACCGACGCCCGCGATGGTGCGCGAGTTCATCGAAATGGGCTACGACTTCGTGGCTATCGCGTCGGACATGGGCATGATGATGCGTCAGGCCAACGCGTTCATCGCCGAACTGACGCAGACGCAAGTCGCCGCCGATGCAGGCGGCCCGTACTGA
- a CDS encoding aldose 1-epimerase: MTDAHTLLALTSDVWQIRLAPSLGGSIIDARWRGHDVLRPTTDEQLALNNARKTACYPLVPFSNRVGFGQFEFDGEKHTLHANFPGEPHAVHGVGFQRAWYVGEHSDSAIDMHLTHTPDRSWPFAFAARQRIRIDDDRLMLTLSVTNLDKRRAPCGLGWHPFFPLDTAAGKTRLATEWDAMLVSGPDQLPRERVEPPALPALDDTVVDNCFTGWNRRASIDTPHHHIRVDASDTLRCIVLFRPEGQPFFAFEPVSHPNNALNGIEPSMHVLEPGATLEGEIALTLSPRTTDSLRTSA, encoded by the coding sequence ATGACGGACGCTCACACCCTGCTCGCATTGACGAGCGACGTCTGGCAGATACGGCTCGCGCCTTCGCTGGGCGGATCGATTATCGATGCGCGGTGGCGCGGCCACGACGTACTCCGGCCGACCACCGACGAGCAACTCGCGTTGAACAACGCGCGCAAGACGGCGTGCTATCCGCTGGTGCCGTTTTCGAATCGTGTGGGCTTCGGCCAGTTCGAGTTCGACGGCGAGAAGCACACGTTGCACGCGAATTTTCCGGGTGAACCGCACGCGGTTCACGGCGTTGGGTTTCAGCGCGCGTGGTACGTCGGCGAGCACAGCGATAGTGCGATCGACATGCATCTGACGCACACGCCTGATCGCTCGTGGCCGTTTGCGTTTGCCGCGCGTCAGCGCATTCGCATCGACGACGACAGGTTGATGCTGACGCTGAGCGTGACCAATCTCGACAAACGTCGTGCGCCTTGCGGTCTCGGCTGGCATCCGTTTTTTCCGCTCGATACCGCCGCTGGAAAAACCCGGCTCGCGACCGAATGGGACGCGATGCTCGTCAGCGGCCCCGATCAGCTGCCGCGTGAGCGGGTCGAGCCGCCCGCATTACCCGCGCTCGACGACACCGTGGTCGATAACTGCTTTACCGGCTGGAACCGCCGCGCGTCGATCGATACGCCGCATCACCACATTCGCGTCGACGCCAGCGACACGCTGCGCTGCATCGTGCTGTTCCGGCCCGAAGGTCAGCCGTTTTTTGCGTTCGAACCCGTCAGTCATCCGAACAATGCGCTGAATGGTATCGAACCGTCGATGCATGTGCTCGAACCCGGCGCGACGCTCGAAGGCGAAATCGCGCTGACGCTCTCGCCCCGCACAACCGATTCTTTAAGGACATCAGCATGA
- a CDS encoding SDR family NAD(P)-dependent oxidoreductase, whose product MKASRPIYPGLAGQVAFISGGASGIGEALVEAFWEQGAQVAFCDIDSDAGNALCERLAATSATDTQVARLKPWFAVCDVRDIDAYRVVLDDAARALGPIRTLVNNAGRDTRHALDDLSVDMWHDMLAVNLTHHVFATQRVAPGMQAAGGGAIVNLGSISWLRGRPNLIGYTASKAAISGITRTLARELGEHDIRVNAVLPGAVVTERQSALWRDAAADQQFIDLQCLKFRVEPSHIADSVLFLASPQAAAITGQNLLVDAGLAQVSVVG is encoded by the coding sequence ATGAAAGCCTCACGGCCAATCTATCCGGGCCTCGCGGGCCAGGTCGCGTTCATTTCCGGCGGCGCGTCGGGAATCGGCGAGGCGCTTGTCGAAGCGTTCTGGGAGCAGGGCGCGCAGGTCGCGTTCTGCGATATCGACAGTGATGCGGGCAACGCATTGTGCGAGCGACTCGCCGCGACCTCCGCCACCGACACACAGGTCGCGCGTCTGAAGCCATGGTTCGCTGTGTGCGACGTACGCGACATCGACGCCTATCGCGTCGTGCTCGACGACGCAGCGCGCGCACTAGGGCCGATCCGTACGCTGGTCAACAACGCGGGCCGCGATACGCGTCACGCGCTGGACGATCTGTCGGTCGACATGTGGCACGACATGCTCGCCGTGAACCTCACGCATCACGTGTTCGCAACGCAGCGCGTGGCCCCGGGGATGCAGGCGGCCGGCGGCGGTGCGATCGTCAATCTCGGCTCGATTTCGTGGTTGCGCGGGCGTCCCAATCTGATCGGCTATACCGCGTCGAAGGCGGCGATTTCCGGCATCACGCGCACGCTCGCGCGCGAACTTGGTGAGCACGATATTCGCGTGAATGCCGTGCTGCCCGGCGCGGTCGTGACCGAACGGCAGAGCGCGTTGTGGCGCGATGCCGCCGCCGATCAGCAGTTTATCGATCTGCAATGCCTGAAGTTTCGCGTCGAGCCGTCGCATATCGCCGATTCGGTGCTGTTCCTCGCAAGTCCGCAAGCGGCTGCGATCACCGGGCAGAACCTGCTGGTCGATGCGGGGCTCGCGCAGGTGTCGGTAGTGGGCTGA
- a CDS encoding porin, with amino-acid sequence MTYENRQSRYRTKQNDKSLRKGLALYAFTAGCALLGAHTAHAQSSVTLYGIVDSAVQYGKFNSTVSPTAMAASGNLQASRFGFRGSEDLGQGYRANFQLETGFNTYTGVGGGSTLFNRGASVGLSSTRYGSIDAGELYLPIYWVFLASDVATYGLSNPAAIMSLQHSSTLGKSGTGGFYPNAVRYRTPATLGGLSAEIGYSFGSQNTSGQTVDGRNIGMNVQYAKNGLLLGYGFNRYQYYANTSTLTASSQLTQVATATYQIGNNVIGANYVYSKRTDATAWFASSFLLNAKIPAGPGDIEIGVARRIENAEARAMAYNVGYVYYLSKRTQLYGYASMISNNSHSTQGFGLLNSTYATVTPGFDPWVVTAGLRTSF; translated from the coding sequence ATGACATACGAAAACAGGCAGTCACGGTATCGCACGAAACAGAACGACAAGAGCTTGAGAAAAGGCCTGGCGCTTTATGCCTTCACGGCCGGATGCGCGTTGCTGGGCGCGCACACGGCGCACGCGCAATCGAGCGTCACGCTATACGGTATCGTCGATTCGGCGGTGCAGTACGGCAAGTTCAACAGCACCGTCTCGCCGACCGCGATGGCCGCGAGCGGCAACCTCCAGGCGTCGCGTTTCGGTTTTCGCGGCAGCGAAGATCTGGGGCAGGGGTATCGCGCGAACTTCCAGCTCGAAACGGGCTTTAATACCTACACGGGCGTGGGCGGCGGTTCGACGCTGTTCAACCGGGGCGCGTCGGTCGGCCTGTCGAGCACGCGCTACGGCAGCATCGACGCGGGTGAGTTGTATCTGCCGATTTACTGGGTGTTTCTCGCGTCGGACGTCGCTACGTATGGTCTGTCGAACCCGGCGGCGATCATGTCGCTTCAGCACAGTTCCACGCTCGGCAAGTCGGGCACCGGTGGCTTCTATCCGAATGCAGTGCGTTACCGGACTCCGGCGACACTGGGCGGATTGTCGGCGGAAATCGGTTATTCGTTCGGTTCGCAGAACACATCGGGTCAAACCGTCGACGGACGCAATATCGGCATGAACGTCCAGTACGCGAAGAACGGGCTGCTGCTCGGTTATGGCTTCAATCGCTACCAGTACTACGCGAACACGAGCACGCTGACGGCGTCGTCACAACTGACGCAGGTGGCGACCGCGACGTATCAGATCGGCAATAACGTGATCGGTGCCAACTACGTGTACTCGAAGCGCACCGATGCGACCGCGTGGTTTGCTTCGTCGTTTCTGCTGAACGCGAAAATTCCGGCGGGTCCGGGCGATATCGAAATCGGTGTCGCGCGCCGGATCGAGAACGCCGAGGCGCGCGCGATGGCTTATAACGTCGGCTATGTGTACTACCTGTCGAAGCGCACGCAACTGTACGGCTATGCGTCGATGATCTCGAACAACAGTCACTCGACGCAGGGCTTCGGATTGCTGAACTCGACGTACGCGACCGTGACGCCGGGCTTCGATCCGTGGGTGGTGACGGCGGGGTTGCGGACGTCGTTCTGA
- a CDS encoding MFS transporter, producing MSDQSGSQSVTLPERAGNQSALRQVAASRFFLGATIAMFLSGLGTSAAAPQIVPFLVKELGASLPLAGFYYLTSLAAPFAGYFVGRYSDRTGNRLGLFRVCAVAGFLGWAGLALSTSVWVPFVLAVVLLAVSGATASQIFAAVHDELSEKPGDANESVVAIIRMALTGGWIVGPVLGAWVAAAYGLRPMLWMTAICLLLQIAPLGTLNPVGKLKPQQTGDAARHTGLRAMLPLLAFTALFVLVYAGEPVKYGFLLIYMEEQLKLSPAVRGAVIGIQPFIELLIMPFSIGLGRRLGNVWLMCIAAAMGIFANLCFALWPSAAGMFAGQILMGGVWGIFMVLGIIVAQRLLPDAVATASAIFMSSTALASALGGMTGGFGVAWLGLPNVFLLPALFSGMAVIGLALMARTERFKLS from the coding sequence ATGTCGGACCAAAGCGGTAGTCAATCTGTCACGCTGCCCGAGCGGGCCGGCAATCAATCGGCATTGCGCCAGGTTGCGGCTTCGCGGTTTTTTCTCGGCGCAACGATTGCGATGTTTCTGTCGGGGCTCGGCACGTCGGCGGCGGCACCGCAGATCGTGCCCTTCCTCGTGAAAGAACTCGGCGCGTCGCTGCCGCTCGCCGGGTTTTATTATCTGACCAGTCTTGCCGCTCCGTTCGCCGGATATTTCGTCGGCCGTTACTCTGATCGCACGGGCAATCGCCTCGGTCTGTTTCGCGTATGCGCCGTCGCGGGTTTTCTAGGTTGGGCGGGGCTGGCGCTTTCCACGTCGGTCTGGGTGCCGTTCGTCCTCGCTGTCGTTTTGCTGGCTGTTTCCGGTGCAACAGCCTCGCAGATTTTTGCGGCCGTTCACGATGAACTCAGCGAGAAGCCCGGCGACGCAAATGAGAGCGTGGTCGCCATCATCCGTATGGCGCTGACCGGTGGATGGATCGTTGGACCTGTGCTGGGCGCGTGGGTGGCGGCTGCGTACGGCCTGCGCCCGATGCTCTGGATGACCGCCATCTGCCTGCTTCTGCAGATCGCCCCTCTCGGCACGCTGAACCCCGTCGGCAAGCTCAAGCCGCAGCAGACGGGTGACGCGGCGCGTCACACCGGTCTGCGCGCGATGCTTCCCCTGCTGGCCTTCACGGCGCTCTTCGTCCTTGTCTATGCCGGCGAACCCGTGAAATACGGATTCCTGCTGATCTACATGGAGGAGCAACTCAAGCTGAGTCCGGCCGTGCGCGGAGCGGTCATCGGCATACAGCCGTTTATCGAACTGCTGATCATGCCGTTCAGCATCGGACTGGGACGCAGGCTCGGCAACGTGTGGTTGATGTGTATCGCCGCCGCGATGGGGATATTCGCCAATCTCTGCTTCGCGCTGTGGCCGTCCGCAGCGGGCATGTTCGCCGGACAGATTCTCATGGGCGGTGTCTGGGGCATATTCATGGTCTTGGGGATCATCGTGGCGCAGCGCCTGCTTCCCGACGCGGTAGCGACGGCGTCGGCCATCTTCATGAGTTCGACGGCGCTTGCATCGGCGTTGGGCGGCATGACGGGCGGCTTCGGCGTTGCATGGCTGGGCCTTCCGAATGTCTTCCTGCTGCCCGCCCTTTTCAGCGGTATGGCCGTTATCGGACTGGCGCTCATGGCGCGCACTGAACGCTTCAAGTTGTCCTGA
- a CDS encoding sterol desaturase family protein: MMNLGKISLCVTLFVIGVSLIEACVLTCKQRSSAAPFDWYEVWISLADVAGRKLLALLPLSLAAPVFAFAWDHRLFTVTLNSALTLLLLFIGQEFCYYWYHRASHRIRFFWATHAVHHSPNQLTLSSAYRLGLTGKLTGSAIFFAPLVWLGVRPEIVLATLSFNLLYQFWLHNTWTPKLGWLEYVFNTPSAHRVHHASNVDYLDANFGGVLVIFDRLFGTYVEEREDEPCRYGLTTPTRSRNPLVIEFEHWVSLARDIGSAGSVWTAICYVILPPGWRADGAGESTEALRQRNLDARRAIPASTQGR; this comes from the coding sequence ATGATGAACCTTGGAAAAATCTCGCTTTGCGTCACGTTATTCGTGATCGGCGTCTCGCTGATCGAAGCCTGCGTGCTCACCTGCAAACAGCGCAGCAGCGCCGCGCCTTTCGACTGGTACGAGGTGTGGATTTCACTCGCCGACGTCGCCGGTCGCAAGCTGCTCGCGCTGCTGCCGCTTTCGCTCGCGGCGCCGGTATTCGCGTTCGCCTGGGATCACCGGCTGTTTACCGTGACGCTCAACAGCGCGCTGACGCTGTTGCTGCTCTTTATCGGCCAGGAATTCTGCTACTACTGGTACCACCGCGCGTCGCATCGAATCCGCTTTTTCTGGGCGACGCATGCAGTTCATCATTCGCCGAATCAACTGACGCTTTCCTCTGCGTACCGGCTCGGACTGACCGGCAAACTGACCGGCTCGGCGATATTTTTCGCGCCGCTCGTGTGGCTCGGCGTGCGCCCGGAAATCGTGCTGGCCACGCTGAGTTTCAACCTGCTCTATCAGTTCTGGCTGCACAACACCTGGACGCCGAAACTCGGCTGGCTCGAATACGTGTTCAACACGCCTTCAGCGCATCGCGTTCACCATGCGTCGAACGTCGATTATCTCGATGCGAACTTCGGCGGCGTACTCGTGATATTCGACCGCCTGTTCGGCACCTACGTCGAAGAACGCGAAGACGAACCGTGCCGCTACGGACTGACGACACCGACCCGCTCGCGCAATCCGCTAGTGATCGAATTCGAACATTGGGTCAGCCTTGCGCGCGACATCGGATCGGCGGGCAGCGTGTGGACTGCCATCTGCTACGTGATCCTGCCGCCGGGATGGCGCGCGGACGGTGCCGGCGAATCGACCGAAGCGCTGCGTCAGCGAAATCTGGACGCACGTCGCGCGATTCCTGCCAGCACGCAGGGACGATGA
- the amaB gene encoding L-piperidine-6-carboxylate dehydrogenase: MDASSILADLGIAHAAQAGDLAVHSPITGELIGRVAINTVAEVDTALANAKHAYTAWRNVPAPRRGELVRLLGNRLREKKQALGSIITLETGKILQEGMGEVQEMIDICDFAVGLSRQLYGLTIASERPGHRMAETWHPMGTCVVISAFNFPAAVWSWNAALALVCGNSVIWKPSEKTPLTALAVNQILNEALQEFGDAPAGLTALINGGRDVGAKLVADPRASIVSATGSTEMGRTVGVEVAKRFGRSLLELGGNNAGIVTQTADHELAMRGILFSAVGTAGQRCTSLRRLFVHDSVYDKTIERLTQLYRKVPLGNPLEKGTLMGPLIDQQSYARMQEALQQATAEGGKVHGGERVEVRGYEGGYYVRPAIVEMPSQTAVVLKETFAPILYVLRYTDFADAVEANNAAVHGLSSCVFTTDLREAERFLSDSGSDCGIANVNIGPSGAEIGGAFGGEKETGGGRESGSDAWKAYMRRATNTVNYSSALPLAQGIDFNID; the protein is encoded by the coding sequence ATGGACGCTTCCAGCATCCTCGCCGACCTCGGCATCGCGCACGCGGCGCAGGCCGGCGATCTCGCGGTTCATTCGCCCATCACCGGCGAACTCATTGGCCGCGTGGCCATCAACACGGTGGCGGAAGTGGACACGGCCCTCGCCAATGCGAAGCACGCGTACACGGCGTGGCGTAACGTGCCCGCGCCGCGTCGCGGCGAACTGGTGCGACTGCTCGGCAATCGTCTGCGTGAAAAGAAGCAGGCGCTGGGCAGCATCATCACGCTCGAAACCGGCAAGATCCTCCAGGAAGGCATGGGCGAAGTGCAGGAAATGATCGACATCTGCGATTTCGCGGTCGGTCTGTCGCGCCAGTTGTACGGCCTGACCATCGCGTCGGAACGGCCGGGTCACCGGATGGCGGAAACCTGGCATCCCATGGGCACCTGCGTCGTGATTTCGGCGTTCAATTTTCCGGCAGCGGTTTGGTCGTGGAACGCGGCGCTCGCGCTGGTCTGCGGCAACTCGGTGATCTGGAAGCCGTCCGAGAAGACGCCGCTGACCGCGCTCGCCGTCAATCAGATTCTCAACGAAGCGCTGCAGGAATTCGGTGACGCACCCGCCGGCCTGACCGCGCTGATCAACGGCGGCCGCGACGTGGGCGCGAAGCTGGTGGCGGACCCGCGCGCGTCGATCGTCAGCGCGACCGGCAGCACCGAAATGGGCCGCACGGTCGGCGTGGAAGTGGCGAAGCGCTTCGGGCGCTCGCTGCTGGAACTCGGCGGCAATAACGCGGGCATCGTCACGCAAACCGCCGACCACGAACTCGCGATGCGCGGCATCCTGTTCTCGGCGGTGGGGACGGCGGGGCAGCGCTGCACGTCGTTGCGGCGTCTGTTCGTGCACGACAGCGTGTACGACAAAACCATCGAACGTCTGACGCAGCTTTATCGCAAGGTGCCGCTCGGCAATCCGCTCGAAAAAGGCACGCTGATGGGCCCGCTGATCGACCAGCAATCGTATGCGCGCATGCAGGAAGCGCTGCAACAGGCCACAGCCGAGGGCGGCAAGGTGCACGGCGGCGAGCGCGTCGAGGTAAGGGGCTACGAGGGCGGTTACTACGTGCGCCCGGCGATCGTCGAAATGCCGTCGCAAACGGCGGTCGTGCTGAAGGAAACTTTCGCGCCGATCCTGTACGTGCTGCGCTACACCGATTTCGCCGACGCCGTCGAAGCGAACAATGCAGCGGTTCACGGTCTGTCGTCGTGCGTGTTTACCACCGACCTGCGCGAAGCCGAGCGTTTCCTGTCCGATTCGGGCAGCGATTGCGGCATTGCGAACGTGAATATCGGGCCGAGCGGCGCTGAAATCGGCGGCGCGTTCGGCGGCGAGAAGGAAACCGGCGGCGGCCGCGAGTCGGGCTCGGATGCGTGGAAGGCCTACATGCGTCGCGCGACCAACACGGTCAACTATTCGTCGGCATTGCCGCTCGCGCAGGGGATCGATTTCAATATCGATTGA
- a CDS encoding NAD(P)/FAD-dependent oxidoreductase — MSSKVVIVGGGVIGSSIAYFLRLSDPTVSVTVIERDPTYASSSSALSAASIRQQFSTPLSIQMSLFGIEFLRSIGERLEVDGTQPSIDLHEGGYLFLATPVGMPTLRENHALQTRLGADISLLDTHGLQARFPWLNTEDLAAGAYGESGEGWFDGYGLVQALRKKAQALGARYVAADITAMHRTGNRVTHVQSANGETFACDVVVNAGGAWSRKIAQMVGIDLPVYARRRSIFNVTSPAKLERCPLLIDPSGVYFRPEGQSFICGTSPSADNDPDDLPLDEVDHALFDEVIWPTLAHRVPQFEALRVQNCWSGYYEYNVLDQNAVIGYHPDVANCIFANGFSGHGLQQGPATGRGISELILHGRYTTLDLDSLSFARVLEDRPIVEKNVV; from the coding sequence GTGAGTTCCAAAGTCGTGATCGTCGGCGGTGGGGTGATCGGCAGCTCGATTGCGTATTTCTTGCGGCTGTCCGATCCGACAGTCAGCGTCACGGTGATAGAGCGCGATCCGACTTACGCGAGTTCGTCGTCGGCGTTGTCGGCGGCATCGATCCGCCAGCAATTCTCCACGCCGCTTTCCATTCAGATGTCGCTGTTCGGCATTGAGTTTTTACGCTCGATTGGCGAGCGGCTCGAAGTCGACGGTACGCAACCGTCGATCGATCTGCACGAAGGCGGCTATCTCTTTCTCGCGACGCCCGTAGGCATGCCGACGCTGCGTGAAAACCACGCGCTGCAAACGCGTCTTGGCGCGGATATCAGCCTGCTCGACACACATGGCTTGCAGGCGCGCTTTCCGTGGCTCAATACCGAAGACCTCGCGGCGGGTGCGTACGGTGAAAGCGGCGAGGGCTGGTTCGACGGCTACGGTCTGGTGCAGGCGCTGCGCAAAAAAGCGCAGGCGCTCGGCGCGCGTTATGTCGCTGCCGATATCACGGCGATGCATCGCACAGGCAATCGCGTCACGCATGTGCAGAGCGCGAACGGCGAAACCTTCGCGTGCGACGTGGTGGTGAACGCCGGCGGTGCGTGGTCGCGCAAAATCGCGCAGATGGTCGGCATCGATCTGCCGGTTTACGCGCGGCGGCGGAGTATTTTCAATGTCACGTCGCCGGCGAAACTCGAACGGTGCCCGTTACTGATCGATCCCAGCGGCGTGTATTTCCGGCCCGAAGGGCAATCGTTTATATGCGGCACGTCGCCTTCCGCCGATAACGACCCAGACGATCTGCCGCTCGACGAGGTCGATCACGCGTTGTTCGACGAGGTGATCTGGCCGACGCTTGCGCATCGCGTGCCGCAATTCGAGGCGCTGCGGGTGCAGAACTGCTGGTCCGGCTATTACGAGTACAACGTGCTCGACCAGAACGCGGTCATCGGCTATCACCCTGACGTCGCCAACTGCATTTTCGCCAACGGTTTTAGCGGCCACGGTTTGCAGCAGGGACCGGCAACGGGTCGTGGCATCAGCGAACTCATTTTGCACGGACGCTATACGACACTCGATCTGGATTCATTGAGCTTCGCGCGCGTGCTTGAAGACCGGCCGATAGTGGAAAAAAACGTCGTATAG